One part of the Natator depressus isolate rNatDep1 chromosome 28, rNatDep2.hap1, whole genome shotgun sequence genome encodes these proteins:
- the LOC141978990 gene encoding uncharacterized protein LOC141978990, with translation MVSENEEEPQQEDAERVEAHGMFSGRSKGNDSGSYARPEKTKACESQQRPEENFSSQSDLITRERMNLEGTRYTCLECGKSFKGSSDLLTHQRIHTGEKPYACSVCGKCFKRSSHLIAHKRIHIDEKPYGCRECGKHFKQSSHLITHRKIHTGEKPYGCPECGKHFIDSSSLLSHQRIHTGERPYTCSECEKSFNQSSTLITHQRTHTGETPYMCSECGKSFNQSSVLSTHRRIHTGEKPYGCSECGKRFNRSSYLIIHRRIHMGEKPYGCRECGKHFNQSSALITHQ, from the coding sequence ATGGTGAGTGAAAACGAGGAGGAAccccagcaggaagatgctgagcgAGTAGAAGCACATGGGATGTTCTCAGGAAGGTCCAAAGGGAATGATTCTGGGAGCTATGCACgcccagaaaaaacaaaagcctgtgagagtcagcagaggccagaggaaaacttcagTAGCCAGTCAGACCTTATTACACGTGAGAGAATGAACTTGGAAGGAACACGCTACacatgccttgagtgtgggaaaagcttcaaaggGAGCTCTGACCttctcacacatcagagaatccacacgggtgagaaaccttacgcatgcagtgtgtgtgggaaatGCTTCAAGCGGAGCTCACACCTCATTGCACATAAGAGAATCCACATAGATGAGAAACCTTATGGCtgccgtgagtgtgggaaacacttcaagcagagctcacaccttattacACATCGGaaaatccacacgggtgagaaaccttatggatgccctgagtgtgggaaacacttcatTGACAGTTCATCCCTCCtctcacatcagcgaatccacacaggagagaggccctacacatgctctgagtgtgagaaaagcttcaatcagagctctaCCCTAATCACACATCAGAGAACGCACACAGGAGAGACCCCCTACatgtgctctgagtgcgggaaaagctttaaTCAGAGCTCTGTACTGAGCACACATAGaagaatccacacgggtgagaaaccttatggatgctctgagtgtgggaaacgcttcaaTCGGAGCTCATACCTTATCATACATCGGAGAATCCATatgggtgagaaaccttatggatgccgtgagtgtgggaaacacttcaatCAAAGCTCAGCCCTTATCACACATCAgtga